In Papaver somniferum cultivar HN1 chromosome 1, ASM357369v1, whole genome shotgun sequence, a genomic segment contains:
- the LOC113321794 gene encoding probable pterin-4-alpha-carbinolamine dehydratase, chloroplastic, with protein MALNLSSSLCFQFRTPISAPKHQEFGFNFNSTPLAHRNDRKVVSCGLGGDDMLGDFGARDPFPAEIESQFGDKVLGSGNTEHKILIPNISALSLSSQECTPLDPSQPPLTKQVAQQLLRKVIGWRLAEDDGTGILRLQCLWKLKDYKSGIELINRIYNVAATTGFYPDLHLEQPNQVRAQIYTPSIGGLSINDFILAAKIDDIKTSDLVPRKRVWA; from the exons ATGGCACTCAATCTCTCATCTTCACTCTGTTTTCAATTCAGAACTCCAATTTCAGCCCCAAAACACCAAGAATTCGGCTTCAATTTCAATTCTACTCCACTTGCTCATAGAAATGATAGAAAGGTTGTGAGTTGTGGTTTGGGTGGTGATGATATGTTGGGTGATTTTGGTGCTAGAGATCCATTTCCAGCTGAAATTGAGAGTCAGTTTGGTGATAAAGTATTGGGTAGTGGTAATACAGAACATAAAATTCTAATACCCAATATCTCTGCTCTTTCACTTTCTTCACAGGAATGTACTCCTCTTGACCCTTCACAGCCTCCTCTTACTAAGCAAGTTGCCCAACAGCTCCTGagaaag GTTATTGGGTGGAGATTGGCGGAAGATGATGGAACAGGTATACTAAGACTACAATGTCTATGGAAATTGAAAGATTACAAAAGTGGGATTGAGCTAATAAACAGGATTTACAATGTTGCTGCAACCACTGGGTTTTATCCGGATCTTCATTTGGAACAACCTAATCAAGTTAGAGCTCAAATCTACACTCCTTCAATCG GTGGACTAAGTATAAATGACTTCATCTTAGCTGCAAAAATTGATGACATTAAGACGTCGGATCTTGTGCCTAGAAAAAGAGTGTGGGCGTAG
- the LOC113321746 gene encoding putative pentatricopeptide repeat-containing protein At1g12700, mitochondrial, with product MVVHLHLHLQQASLINKVCCHCVPSKTLIWIRKMVNMGQPRNYSSYSRSKDCFLHQFTPFKKNVCGGSLSVCINSNEKRKIFIGLSKIIKHGKGSVLKDLCLGNNQFWPFNLVEIMKLFGDSILSRAFFKFVCVNDSDFDSDSSIRLYCELAHVLASQDMRYLSQDVICIVVKRIGINRSRDLIDLMWNSRERYLYESDFSVLDSLMRGFMKAGLVKNALVVLDKMREEGLVPSLSAMGILFRILLAVGDFSTVWRLFRDMVVKGPRISTNEFNVMLDGFCGKGCFQVVVSLFYLMSKFGCEPDVFTYNILIKTYCIDGRSSEALALVREMIDKGCGPNVVTFNTIIDSFCKQGNMVEARRLFDQIQERNIKPNTVTYNTLINGYVKAREIRLANLLYQDMKVKGLPADGVTINTMIYGHCKFGREEDGEKLLGNVSVAGLIPSTDISVAGLCWAGHLDDAMGLLQDMLAKGMPPSVVAFNSIIAGYSKAGREDKAFEVYRSMVEFGLTPSSCTCSSLLLGLSNRGMLQEAGELFDKLVDKGFPINRVAFTVLLDGYFNSGDLVRAHRLWGEMKSRRICPDVVAFSAFIDGLSKAGRMEEAYEAFEDMLRRGITPNNFTYNSLIGGFCNCGNLDLALKLEKEMRQNGLVPDIFTTNMIINGFCKQGSMKAANNAFMDMHRFGLTPDIVTYNTLISGYIKAFDLVNAEDFLVKMWDNGWQPDIITYNTWIHVFCSSRKIVQAVRMLDELIASGFVPNTVTYNTMVNGVCCDILERAMILTAKLLKMAFVPNVVTVNTLLSHFRRHGLPQMALMWGHKLYLVSFPFDHVTYTILQSAKWDSLQDAEIVKESPGEAIVVDFLMHITFDYIAKDMSYRDKNQRYLSEICHHNLLALGK from the coding sequence ATGGTggtgcatctgcatctgcatttgCAGCAAGCTTCTCTAATCAACAAGGTATGTTGTCATTGTGTtccttcaaaaaccctaatttggataagaaaAATGGTCAATATGGGTCAACCCAGAAACTATTCATCATATTCAAGATCAAAGGATTGTTTCCTGCATCAGTTTACCCCTTTTAAGAAAAATGTCTGTGGTGGTTCATTAAGTGTTTGTATTAATTCCAatgagaaaagaaagatttttattGGTTTATCGAAAATTATTAAACATGGAAAAGGTTCTGTTCTGAAGGATCTTTGTTTAGGTAATAATCAATTTTGGCCTTTTAATCTTGTAGAGATTATGAAATTGTTTGGTGATTCAATTTTGTCGCGGGCATTCTTTAAATTTGTTTGTGTGAATGATTCTGATTTTGATAGTGATAGTTCGATTAGGTTGTATTGTGAATTAGCTCATGTTTTAGCTTCACAAGATATGAGGTATTTGTCACAAGATGTGATTTGCATTGTGGTAAAGAGAATTGGAATAAATCGTAGCCGTGACTTGATTGATTTAATGTGGAATAGTCGCGAACGTTATTTATATGAGTCTGATTTTTCGGTTCTTGATTCGTTAATGAGGGGGTTCATGAAGGCTGGTTTGGTGAAGAATGCATTGGTGGTTTTGGATAAAATGAGGGAGGAGGGATTGGTGCCGAGTTTGTCTGCTATGGGCATTCTTTTCAGAATATTGCTTGCGGTTGGTGATTTTAGTACTGTTTGGAGATTGTTTAGAGATATGGTTGTGAAAGGGCCAAGGATTTCGACTAATGAGTTTAATGTTATGTTAGATGGGTTTTGTGGGAAAGGGTGTTTTCAAGTGGTGGTGAGTTTGTTTTATTTGATGAGTAAATTTGGTTGTGAGCCGGATGTGTTTACATATAACATTTTGATCAAGACTTATTGTATTGACGGACGATCTTCTGAAGCTTTGGCATTGGTGAGGGAAATGATTGACAAGGGCTGTGGACCAAATGTGGTTACGTTTAATACAATTATTGATTCTTTCTGTAAGCAGGGTAACATGGTAGAAGCAAGAAGGTTGTTCGATCAGATTCAGGAGAGGAATATTAAACCAAATACTGTCACGTATAATACGCTCATTAATGGGTATGTGAAGGCCAGGGAGATTCGTCTAGCTAATTTACTTTATCAAGATATGAAGGTGAAAGGTCTACCTGCTGATGGTGTTACTATAAACACTATGATCTATGGGCATTGCAAGTTCGGTCGGGAAGAAGATGGTGAGAAATTGTTGGGGAATGTTTCTGTTGCAGGTCTAATTCCTTCAACAGATATTTCAGTTGCTGGGTTATGTTGGGCAGGTCATCTAGATGATGCAATGGGGTTGCTACAAGATATGCTCGCAAAGGGAATGCCTCCAAGCGTTGTTGCTTTTAACTCGATCATTGCTGGTTATAGTAAAGCAGGGAGAGAAGATAAAGCCTTTGAAGTGTATAGGTCAATGGTGGAATTTGGTTTAACCCCATCATCCTGTACTTGCAGTTCTCTTCTTCTGGGTTTGTCAAATAGGGGAATGCTTCAAGAGGCCGGGGAACTTTTCGATAAATTGGTAGATAAGGGATTTCCGATTAACAGAGTTGCTTTTACTGTTCTTCTAGATGGGTATTTCAATAGTGGAGATCTTGTAAGAGCGCATAGATTGTGGGGTGAGATGAAGAGTAGACGGATATGTCCTGATGTGGTCGCCTTTTCAGCATTTATAGATGGACTTTCTAAAGCAGGTCGTATGGAGGAGGCTTACGAGGCCTTTGAAGATATGTTGAGAAGAGGTATCACCCCGAACAACTTCACTTACAACTCTTTAATTGGCGGCTTCTGTAATTGTGGCAACTTGGACTTAGCGTTGAAGTTGGAGAAAGAAATGAGACAAAATGGGCTTGTTCCAGATATTTTTACTACTAATATGATTATTAATGGGTTTTGCAAACAGGGTAGTATGAAGGCGGCAAATAATGCTTTCATGGATATGCACAGATTCGGGCTGACCCCAGATATAGTCACATACAATACTTTGATTAGTGGATATATTAAGGCCTTCGACCTGGTAAATGCTGAGGACTTCCTAGTTAAGATGTGGGATAATGGATGGCAGCCTGATATTATCACGTACAATACATGGATCCATGTGTTTTGTAGTAGCCGTAAAATTGTTCAAGCTGTGAGGATGCTGGATGAGCTAATTGCATCGGGTTTTGTTCCTAATACAGTTACATACAATACCATGGTGAATGGTGTTTGCTGTGACATACTAGAGCGTGCTATGATACTTACTGCAAAATTACTTAAGATGGCATTTGTTCCAAATGTGGTGACGGTAAATACATTGCTGTCTCACTTTCGTAGGCATGGGTTGCCGCAGATGGCCTTGATGTGGGGACATAAGCTATATTTAGTGTCTTTCCCATTTGATCATGTTACTTATACGATACTGCAGAGCGCTAAGTGGGACTCATTGCAAGATGCAGAGATTGTGAAAGAGTCACCAGGGGAAGCCATAGTGGTAGACTTTCTCATGCACATTACGTTTGATTACATAGCAAAAGATATGTCTTACCGAGATAAGAACCAGCGTTACTTATCAGAAATATGTCATCACAATCTTTTGGCTCTTGGGAAATGA
- the LOC113321768 gene encoding poly(U)-specific endoribonuclease-B-like isoform X2, with product MEGLIKGILDVALGDRDDHNKEESSNGQDRDERSRSTWAQVVTGDDDQEDTTTKTPTTRHQGWSRKEEVERKEERTEEWESAGGRHSNQRRPQQEEQEENSEGWETVGKKPARRPQIWKDHNHGYNRPPSEQEYADDVGHGSNIEPSREELADLSQACNKLWELDSNRLVPGKDYEIVCGEGKKVYQNDDMAQGSLFDWLSEDVFRKPTYSRFCSLLDNYNPVVGSKEQVSAQEKQEEAAFIEEISRTGPIQYLHKYLTCKGIVSDDNQEFKRMLSDLWFGLYGRGGSSSSSSAFEHVFVGEIKSQGEDQVTGFHNWLQFYLEESKGRVDYQGYIFPRRRGETPDSETQLLTIQFAWNGVLKAVSSTLVGVSPEFEIALYTLCFFNGGEENHIQIGPYPVNIKCYRLGNDKIGSAFPIAEC from the exons ATGGAGGGTTTGATCAAGGGTATTCTGGATGTAGCATTAGGTGATCGAGACGACCACaacaaagaagaatcttcaaatgGTCAAGACAGAGATGAAAGATCTAGATCAACATGGGCACAAGTTGTCACTGGAGATGATGATCAGGAAGATACAACAACCAAAACACCAACAACTCGTCATCAAGGTTGGAGTAGGAAG GAAGAGgtagagaggaaagaagaaagaactgAGGAATGGGAGAGTGCCGGAGGGCGACATTCTAATCAAAGACGACCTCAACAG GAGGAACAAGAGGAAAATAGTGAAGGATGGGAGACTGTTGGTAAAAAGCCTGCAAGGAGGCCTCAG ATATGGAAAGATCATAATCATGGATATAATCGGCCACCAAGTGAGCAAGAATACGCGGATGATGTTGGCCATGGTTCTAATATCGAACCGTCAAGAGAAGAGCTTGCGGATCTCTCACAAGCTTGTAATAAGCTTTGGGAACTTGATTCGAACCGTTTAGTGCCAGGAAAGGATTATGAGATTGTCTGTGGTGAGGGGAAGAAAGTGTACCAAAATGATGATATGGCGCAAGGAAGTTTATTTGATTGGCTTAGTGAAGACGTATTCAGGAAGCCTACTTATTCTCGTTTCTGTTCTCTTTTGGATAATTACAATCCCGTTGTAGGGTCTAAAGAACAAGTCTCAGCTCAAGAGAAGCAAGAGGAAGCTGCATTTATAGAGGAGATCAGTAGAACTGGACCAATCCAATATCTTCACAAGTATCTCACTTGCAAGGGCATTGTTTCTGACGATAACCAAGAATTCAAGAGAATGTTGAGTGATTTATGGTTTGGTCTTTATGGAAGAGGAGGTTCTTCCAGTAGTTCATCTGCTTTTGAACATGTTTTTGTTGGAGAAATCAAGAGTCAAGGGGAAGACCAAGTGACAGGATTCCACAACTGGCTTCAG TTCTACCTAGAGGAATCAAAAGGAAGAGTTGATTATCAAGGTTATATTTTCCCACGAAGACGCGGGGAAACA CCGGACTCTGAAACCCAGTTGCTTACAATTCAGTTTGCATGGAACGGTGTTCTGAAGGCTGTTTCAAGCACGTTAGTAGGAGTTAGTCCAGAGTTTGAAATTGCGTTGTATACACTGTGTTTCTTCAATGGCGGAGAGGAAAACCATATTCAAATCGGACCCTACCCTGTCAACATCAAGTGCTATCGATTAGGGAATGACAAGATTGGTTCTGCATTTCCAATAGCGGAATGTTGA
- the LOC113321785 gene encoding serine/threonine-protein kinase SAPK3-like → MEERYEAVKELGSGNFGVARLVRDKKTKELVAVKYIPRGKKIDENVQREIINHRSLKHPNIVQFKQVLLTQTHLAIVMEYAAGGELFERICSAGRFSEDEARFFFQQLISGVSYCHSMEICHRDLKLENTLLDGNPTPRLKICDFGYSKSAILHSQPKSTVGTPAYIAPEVLSRKEYDGKIADVWSAGVTLYVMLVGAYPFEDPEDPRNFKKTIGRIMSVTYTIPDYVRVSVECRHLLSQIFFANPSKRITIPEIKRHPWFLKNLPRELVEAEKSNYHYQPVENHQPTQSVEEIMQIIQEARTPGEELNTQNQTTVGMMDPEDDESNAESEAEGSGDLW, encoded by the exons ATGGAAGAACGTTATGAGGCAGTGAAAGAACTTGGTTCAGGGAATTTTGGAGTAGCAAGGTTGGTGAGAGATAAGAAAACTAAAGAACTTGTTGCTGTCAAATACATCCCCAGAGGAAAAAAG ATTGACGAAAATGTTCAGCGGGAAATTATCAATCACCGGTCATTGAAGCATCCAAATATTGTTCAATTCAAGCAG GTTCTGCTAACACAAACACATTTAGCTATTGTCATGGAGTATGCAGCTGGTGGTGAACTTTTCGAGAGAATCTGCAGTGCAGGCCGATTCAGTGAAGACGAG GCAAGATTTTTCTTCCAACAGCTAATATCGGGAGTCagttactgccattccatg GAAATTTGTCACAGGGACCTGAAGCTAGAAAATACACTCCTTGATGGAAATCCCACACCACGCCTTAAAATATGTGATTTCGGTTACTCCAAG TCGGCTATATTGCATTCACAACCCAAATCAACAGTGGGAACACCAGCTTACATTGCTCCAGAGGTGTTGTCACGAAAGGAATATGATGGAAAG ATAGCAGATGTTTGGTCTGCTGGTGTTACACTGTACGTTATGTTGGTAGGAGCATATCCATTTGAGGATCCCGAAGATCCCAGAAATTTCAAGAAGACCATCGGA AGAATCATGAGCGTAACATACACAATACCGGACTATGTCCGCGTATCTGTAGAATGCAGGCATTTGCTCTCACAAATTTTCTTCGCGAACCCATCAAAG AGGATCACCATTCCGGAGATAAAAAGACATCCCTGGTTCCTTAAAAACTTACCAAGAGAGCTGGTGGAAGCTGAGAAATCAAATTACCATTACCAGCCAGTTGAAAATCACCAACCAACCCAAAGCGTGGAAGAAATAATGCAGATTATCCAAGAAGCACGCACACCAGGAGAAGAATTGAACACGCAGAACCAGACCACAGTCGGAATGATGGATCCTGAGGATGACGAGAGCAATGCTGAATCTGAAGCCGAGGGCAGTGGAGATTTATGGTAA
- the LOC113321768 gene encoding poly(U)-specific endoribonuclease-B-like isoform X1: protein MEGLIKGILDVALGDRDDHNKEESSNGQDRDERSRSTWAQVVTGDDDQEDTTTKTPTTRHQGWSRKEEVERKEERTEEWESAGGRHSNQRRPQQAAYGGNDQYEGAQTDCNPNKWNRKEEQEENSEGWETVGKKPARRPQIWKDHNHGYNRPPSEQEYADDVGHGSNIEPSREELADLSQACNKLWELDSNRLVPGKDYEIVCGEGKKVYQNDDMAQGSLFDWLSEDVFRKPTYSRFCSLLDNYNPVVGSKEQVSAQEKQEEAAFIEEISRTGPIQYLHKYLTCKGIVSDDNQEFKRMLSDLWFGLYGRGGSSSSSSAFEHVFVGEIKSQGEDQVTGFHNWLQFYLEESKGRVDYQGYIFPRRRGETPDSETQLLTIQFAWNGVLKAVSSTLVGVSPEFEIALYTLCFFNGGEENHIQIGPYPVNIKCYRLGNDKIGSAFPIAEC from the exons ATGGAGGGTTTGATCAAGGGTATTCTGGATGTAGCATTAGGTGATCGAGACGACCACaacaaagaagaatcttcaaatgGTCAAGACAGAGATGAAAGATCTAGATCAACATGGGCACAAGTTGTCACTGGAGATGATGATCAGGAAGATACAACAACCAAAACACCAACAACTCGTCATCAAGGTTGGAGTAGGAAG GAAGAGgtagagaggaaagaagaaagaactgAGGAATGGGAGAGTGCCGGAGGGCGACATTCTAATCAAAGACGACCTCAACAG GCTGCATATGGGGGAAATGACCAATATGAAGGTGCTCAAACTGATTGTAACCCGAACAAATGGAATAGAAAG GAGGAACAAGAGGAAAATAGTGAAGGATGGGAGACTGTTGGTAAAAAGCCTGCAAGGAGGCCTCAG ATATGGAAAGATCATAATCATGGATATAATCGGCCACCAAGTGAGCAAGAATACGCGGATGATGTTGGCCATGGTTCTAATATCGAACCGTCAAGAGAAGAGCTTGCGGATCTCTCACAAGCTTGTAATAAGCTTTGGGAACTTGATTCGAACCGTTTAGTGCCAGGAAAGGATTATGAGATTGTCTGTGGTGAGGGGAAGAAAGTGTACCAAAATGATGATATGGCGCAAGGAAGTTTATTTGATTGGCTTAGTGAAGACGTATTCAGGAAGCCTACTTATTCTCGTTTCTGTTCTCTTTTGGATAATTACAATCCCGTTGTAGGGTCTAAAGAACAAGTCTCAGCTCAAGAGAAGCAAGAGGAAGCTGCATTTATAGAGGAGATCAGTAGAACTGGACCAATCCAATATCTTCACAAGTATCTCACTTGCAAGGGCATTGTTTCTGACGATAACCAAGAATTCAAGAGAATGTTGAGTGATTTATGGTTTGGTCTTTATGGAAGAGGAGGTTCTTCCAGTAGTTCATCTGCTTTTGAACATGTTTTTGTTGGAGAAATCAAGAGTCAAGGGGAAGACCAAGTGACAGGATTCCACAACTGGCTTCAG TTCTACCTAGAGGAATCAAAAGGAAGAGTTGATTATCAAGGTTATATTTTCCCACGAAGACGCGGGGAAACA CCGGACTCTGAAACCCAGTTGCTTACAATTCAGTTTGCATGGAACGGTGTTCTGAAGGCTGTTTCAAGCACGTTAGTAGGAGTTAGTCCAGAGTTTGAAATTGCGTTGTATACACTGTGTTTCTTCAATGGCGGAGAGGAAAACCATATTCAAATCGGACCCTACCCTGTCAACATCAAGTGCTATCGATTAGGGAATGACAAGATTGGTTCTGCATTTCCAATAGCGGAATGTTGA